A window of the Lactuca sativa cultivar Salinas chromosome 5, Lsat_Salinas_v11, whole genome shotgun sequence genome harbors these coding sequences:
- the LOC111887609 gene encoding kirola, translating into MALSGKLIGYVEISKKGDVFHDLFRHIPHEIVAIAPNKVHDCELHDGERGAVGSIISWHYTHEGKRKICKQIIEAVNEENHMAVFKVIGGDLVEELYKSFTIILHVEQKGDGQVATWTFEFEKPNVSVPYPTSMMDYLCDLVKDLDAHGSTN; encoded by the exons ATGGCTCTATCTGGAAAGTTAATTGGTTATGTAGAGATCAGTAAGAAGGGAGATGTATTCCACGATCTCTTCAGGCACATCCCCCATGAGATAGTTGCGATAGCCCCTAATAAGGTTCATGACTGTGAACTGCATGATGGTGAAAGGGGAGCCGTTGGATCTATCATCTCTTGGCACTACACTCATG agggaaaaagaaaAATTTGTAAACAGATAATTGAAGCAGTGAATGAGGAAAACCACATGGCTGTGTTTAAGGTAATCGGAGGAGATTTAGTGGAGGAGCTTTACAAGAGCTTTACAATCATATTGCATGTTGAACAAAAGGGTGATGGACAGGTGGCTACTTGGACCtttgagtttgagaagcctaatGTGAGTGTACCATATCCAACTTCTATGATGGACTACCTTTGTGATCTGGTCAAGGATTTGGATGCCCATGGCAGCACTAATTAA